The stretch of DNA AAAGTTGGATTTGCTGATGCCATCGAGATAAACGAGGTAGCGGGAGAGATGGCTGGGATCGTCTACGGGTTCGGCTAATTCTCCGGCGTTAATAGTTGTGTCTACTTCGTCGGAATACCAACCCGCCCACCAGCCCAAGGTTTCTAGGGGGGCGAGGAGTCCGGCAACAATGATGGCGATCGTAATTGTCCAGAATAGGTCGAAGAGGGGACGAAGCGCTTGCGGAAGCTCGGAGTGCCAACCAAAAACCCAGTCGCGGAGGGGGCTGAGGAAGATAGTCACGAACACTGCGACGAGGATGATGCCGAGCAATCCGAGGAGGGATGCGATCGCGCCATCGTTGGTGGCGGAGGAATGAGCGGGCTTAGAATGGTCTTCAGTTACGAGCGTTGCCGATTTTGAACCGGAGATCGGATTGCCTAAACCGAAGCTGCCCGAGGGGCTATAAGCTTGCTGCATTCCGTCTTGGAGAAGTTGGCGCAAATCTCGCCTTCCGGTGACGAGTTTGACACCGGCGGTGCTATTCATCAACCATTTTCCGACATTGGCGATCGGTTGACCGATGGTTTGTTGGGCGAGTTGCAGCACAAACCAACCCAAGGCGACGTAACCGAAGGCTTCGAGGTTATCGACGCGGGCGACGGTGGCAAAGGCAACAACGAGGGCGAAGAGATGACAGGCGGAGAGAAGGGCGAGAATGGGAACGCCAAAGTAGGGAAGCGCGCCGAGGAAACTGAAGATTAAGGGGCCGTAACTGGCTCCAATCGCGATCGCGAGCTTCCAAAAAGAGACTTTTTCCGACCAAGGCGGTAAGGTAATGATCCAAGTGCTAAGCACTAGGAAAATGTAGCCCGCTGCAAAGATAATCGCGTTAATCAGCAAGCTGAAAACAAAACGCACGGGTTTGACGCGATTGATGAAAAGAACAATTCCCTGAGCGATTTCCGTCGATAGTCCTGCGACTAAGACAATTGCCAGCGCGACAATAAAGCCTTTGGGGGAGTTAATGGCGCGCTCAAACGCTTTACTGTCCAAGGCAAAAATCAATCCCAGGAAGTTCCAAAAGCGAGCGAGCATTGTCTCGAGGGCTGCCATAGAAGGTGTGGTCTGTTGTTTAGCGTTGCAATTATCTTCCCCCAGCACTGGAGAAAGCGCAATCGATCGGGTGAAGTTGTCGCGCGATCGCGATCGCCTTCTCGTTTCACTGGACGAATTGAAGCGAACAATCCTCGCCCCATTTTTTCGTTTTTTGTGCAACTGAAAATTACTAAGACTTAACAAATGTTGCTTTGTTTAAATGGTTTTAAATTAGTGTTTTTTCTTGACATAAGCCCTAAAAATAATTTAAAATAATATTAGCTATTTCTAATCTTTGATATTATGATTTCTAATCTTAATTACTACCCCCAGATGACAGTGGAAGAGTATTTGGAATGGGAGTCGCAGCAGGAACTCCGACATGAATACATTGAGGGTGAAATTATCGCGATGACGGGGGGAACGATTCCGCATACTAAAATCTACCTCAATTTATATACAGCTTTAAGACCTCATTTGCGGCAACGAGGATGCGAAGCTTATGTGGCTGATGTTAAGGTGAAAGCCGGTACAAAAAATCGCTATTTTTACCCCGATTTAGTGGTAACTTGCAATGCTGAGGATTTAAAAGCGCGCGACTGCGTTCAAAACCCAACTGTTATCGTTGAAGTTTTATCGGTGAGTACCGCGAATTACGATCGCACGAAAAAACTGCAATACTACCGCCAAATTCCCAGCTTGCAAGAGTACATCCTTATCGATTCCGAAGCAATGAGCGTGGAAATCTATCGTCGCGGCGAGGGAAAGATGTGGTTTTATTGCGCCTATGAAGCAGGAGAGGCAATCGCGATCGATAGCATTAATTTTGAATGCGCGATCGAACTGTTGTATGAAGGAGTAAGTTTTGAAGATCGGAAGAAAGAAAACGACGAAAATTCGTAGAAAAAGTTTTAAACACCTTACTTTATCTCGATCGGGATTGAGCGTTAAGTGAGTGCCATTCAATCTTTATCTTTTTCTTTCTTAAAAAGACCAGTTTTTTCCAAAACCATCAAATTCTATGATTGCCAATCTTCAAAATTACCCGCGAATGACTCCCGAAGAATATCTCGAATGGGAAGTTCATCAAGAACTGCGCTATGAATACATTGACGAGGAAATTCTCGCGATGACGGGCGGCACGATTCCTCATAATGATATTGACCTGAATTTATATACTGCCCTACGACCTCATTTACGCGAACTTGGTTGCCGCGTTAATGTCTCCGATGTGAAAGTTAAAGCGGGCAAAAAAAATCGTTATTTCTATCCCGATTTAGTAGTAACTTGTAACGCCGATGACCTAAAAGCGCGCGATTTCATCCAAAATCCCACCGTTATTGTTGAAGTTTTATCGCCCAGTACCGCCAACTACGATCGCACGAAAAAACTGCAATGCTACCGCCAAATTCCCAGCTTGCAAGAATATGTCCTTATCGATTCCGAAGCAATGAGCGTGGAAATCTATCGTCGCGGCGAGGGAAAGATGTGGTTGTATTGCGCCTATGAAGCAGGAGAGGCAATCGCGATCGATAGTATCAAATTTGAATGCGCGATCGAACTGTTGTATGAAGGGGTTAGTTTTGAAGTGCAAGCAGACGAAGAAAGTTCGAGTTCTTAAGGAACTGAAAACCGCAATTTATAACTCCTATCAAAGCTCAGAAATTAGAAGATTTAAAAATTCCATCCTCGCGCGATCGCGCCCGGAAGCGGAAGTAGCACCGCAATCAGTAAAGCTAACACCAACAAGCCCAAAAAATCGCGGCGGTTATCCAACTCGGTAATATCGTTGAGAGCGGGTTCGTCTGCGAGCGGCATAAACAGAAGAATAAGCGCCCAAATTAAAAATTCCTGTTGTCGGAAGCCCAACAATAAAATTAACAAGCGCGAAACTTGACCGATGAGCATTGCTTGGCGCTGTCCGAACATGGCATGAACGATACGACCGCCATCGAGTTGACCGACGGGAATTAAGTTCAAAACCGTAATAATTAAACCAATATAGCCCGCGATCGCTAAAGGATGGAGATTAATTCCTAAATTTTCTGTCAGTTTGCTCCCTAATACCAGTTTGCTCGCAACCCCCATTAATAAGGAAAAGCGCGGATCGAGAGCGGAAAAATTGAAAATACTGTTGGGTTTGGAGAGGGGAACGACTTCAGAGAGGGATAGTCCCCAAATGAATAGGGGAACCGATAGAATCAAGCTAGCGATCGCGCCGACAATCGCCACATCAAATAATGCCTTGCGATGGGGAACTGGCGATCGCATTTGAACGAAAGCGCCCAGCGTCCCGATAAAGAAAGGAATGGGAATGAAATAGGGCAACGTCACCCGAATTTTGTAGCGAAGGGCAACCCAATAGTGACTGAGTTCGCGCAGTCCCAGGATGGCAATTAGCGCCAAACTGTAGGGAAGTCCGCGCGCGAGCAATTGGGGAGTAGCTTGCCATTGCTCGCTTTTCAACCCGGCAAATTCTGCCCCAGCCATCGTTGCAGTTAGCAGGGTAATTAATAAAAGCGCGATCGCGAAACCGGGACGGTAGAGAGAGTGTTGCCCGCGATCGGGATTACCTTCTTTCATTTTAAGAAAAAGCTGGAAAGACTTACGGGGAATTTCGAGCAATCCTCGCTCGTTTGTCAGTTCGTGTTTGCATTAAAAACAAGGGGCTATTCGCTAAAATCCAGGAGCATAGCCAAACTACGCTCCTGGATTGAAAAAAACGACT from Oscillatoria sp. FACHB-1406 encodes:
- a CDS encoding Uma2 family endonuclease: MISNLNYYPQMTVEEYLEWESQQELRHEYIEGEIIAMTGGTIPHTKIYLNLYTALRPHLRQRGCEAYVADVKVKAGTKNRYFYPDLVVTCNAEDLKARDCVQNPTVIVEVLSVSTANYDRTKKLQYYRQIPSLQEYILIDSEAMSVEIYRRGEGKMWFYCAYEAGEAIAIDSINFECAIELLYEGVSFEDRKKENDENS
- a CDS encoding Uma2 family endonuclease — translated: MIANLQNYPRMTPEEYLEWEVHQELRYEYIDEEILAMTGGTIPHNDIDLNLYTALRPHLRELGCRVNVSDVKVKAGKKNRYFYPDLVVTCNADDLKARDFIQNPTVIVEVLSPSTANYDRTKKLQCYRQIPSLQEYVLIDSEAMSVEIYRRGEGKMWLYCAYEAGEAIAIDSIKFECAIELLYEGVSFEVQADEESSSS
- a CDS encoding site-2 protease family protein: MKEGNPDRGQHSLYRPGFAIALLLITLLTATMAGAEFAGLKSEQWQATPQLLARGLPYSLALIAILGLRELSHYWVALRYKIRVTLPYFIPIPFFIGTLGAFVQMRSPVPHRKALFDVAIVGAIASLILSVPLFIWGLSLSEVVPLSKPNSIFNFSALDPRFSLLMGVASKLVLGSKLTENLGINLHPLAIAGYIGLIITVLNLIPVGQLDGGRIVHAMFGQRQAMLIGQVSRLLILLLGFRQQEFLIWALILLFMPLADEPALNDITELDNRRDFLGLLVLALLIAVLLPLPGAIARGWNF